Genomic segment of Panicum virgatum strain AP13 chromosome 9N, P.virgatum_v5, whole genome shotgun sequence:
tgaaattactcgacttctaccgtaccttaTTTAGCATAGCATATCTATTGTCGGACCTATACTAGTATAGAACTCATGGTAACTAAgggttatgcatctaaggttccatacaactcctatgactttaatgcacaagtaatagacatatatataattaataTTGCATATTTTGAAAtagggattatgcaccggggcttgccttcgggctgttgCTCAGAGCTGGGGttagacgggccttgggccgggttatcacgcctctcctcctggacttgatccggctgctcctgcggtgccgctATCACCTCATACACGACTCCCTCGGCGGCGGTTTCTACATGCACGCATATGAAATGATCGAGTGCAACACAAACTATACAATCACTAAACTTCGAAATAAAAtgtcctgcggactgtccgcgcccaaatggcggaccgtctgcagtACAATTCCGCAGACCCACCAGAACCAActacgtctctggacaaacttcaaaactatagggcggactgtccgctcccaaatagcggaccgtccgcagtttaactccgCAAAACCACCAGAGGCAACGACGCATCTGGACAAATTTCAAACtctacggcggaccgtccgaccctccttggcggaccgtccgcagttcactctgccaacccaccagagacgacaACATTTCTggacatcactgttgcaaatcatagattaagtaggctcattagattcgtctcgcgatttacaacccatctatacaaaaagttttttaaatagacttcatttagtactccatgcatgtgtcgaaacattcgatgtgatgttttttttgtttacggggtttatggggtgggaactaaacagggcctaagcaAGCATCCAAAACAGTCGCAAACAAAGCTGTGATACAAGAATGCCATTCACACGCGGCACGCCTGACAGTTTTGGGGCGGCTGAAGTGACTCAAGTGAGGCCGATGGCATCTTTCTACCGCCATGATTTTGGACGTGGCATTTGTCAAGTCTCTTTCACTCTGCGCAGATTTTTCCAAGTACTGCTACTTTGTATTGCGTTTGGTTGACCCAAAATTTGTGCCTCTTGCAGCAGCTAACTCACTATATTGCAGAGCTcacactttttttttggaagaaacAGTCACTTATCTCCCTATATCGTCAGTCAGGCAAGTTACAGGAGAGACAACTAGTCCTGGCTAATGTACTGGTGCCATGCTCACAGAGCACAAGGGACCAGGATCAGGTGCAGTTGTAGTAGCGACCGCAACTTTGATAGTTGCGGCACAGATGCCATCCAAATGTGATCCGACGGCTCCGTGTAAAAGAGTATTGTTCgtcttcttcctttctcccaCACTGCAGATGCCGTTTGATTGATTTTGCTGCAGATTCCAAAGGCCCGGGTCAGATTGCCTCCCGCTCCCCAGTGGCATCGCCGGCGGTAGCAGTGTTAGCGACAGCAGGAAGCTGCCGGCCGCGCCAGCCCCGAGATCGAGCAAGGATgacgccgcgccggccgtcgcTACCGACAGCTCCCGCCTCGCGGCGTTCCTGGCCTCGACATCGCTCGAGCCCAAGCCGCGCGCTCTGCAGCCGCCGGCGCAGGCCGCGCCTTCCTCATCCCCTGCTGCCATCGCGACCCGGATCCCCGCTCGCGACCACGGCCACCACCAGCACTACTCCGACTTCTCCGACCCCGCCTCCCCAAGCGCCGCCGGATCCGTCAACGGTGGCGGCGAGGTGCTGCTCCAGTGGGGCCATAACAAGCGCTCGAGCGGCCGGCGCAACGCCACGTCCGCGAGCGGCTCCTCGCCGCAGCGCCGGGCCGGCGTCAAGATCCAGCGCCACTCGCCcgggcccgcgcccgcgcccccgaGCAGGCCgtctgtggcagccccgcctaaattaatccggcttaagtgcgctaaccctCATCAAAATGACAattagggttaacacgcacttaaaacgtagtaatccggcagtgctgtcggataaaatcccgattaaaccacttgaaataggatcgacaaagcagttcagAGAATACAACATTCCGCAAATTTTACTGTACAGAGAATAAAACTGAATTATTAATACAAGccgagtttgaatttataaaggTATAATAGAGTTCAAGTTTGACGAAAAACGGACGATAGTCTAGCGTCGAaaccagacgtcatgatgaagcccgtacatgacgtcaactgTAACCTCCGTTGcatcacctgaaaaacaaagccacaagcaaggctgagtatactaatactcagcaaggcttacccgactaagggtatacttagcccttaatctagacatgcaaggtttttggcttgaggggtctgttttgctgaaaagcagtaaagagtagatccttaatttcagttttagcttccaattctagttcaattaaccattctaggtgagcatctatccaatagcatacatggtggaaaacaattatctttcatcattaaaccaaccatattcatcatcatcatcatctttcacttcttactctatgtggcagaagggttaagcagtcccaaaccgtgagaagcggacgattcgaatcgaatttgttaacctggccaggcagacctaacacacacgtatgggaaccgagtcacccacacgacttttcccctttctttccgggttgtggatcagggtcacccacctcgactacaagaatccacgccacggtacaacgccgggtcgtgagcgttcttgcacccgcatgtggccgcatgagaacaacgttcaaagagggtgaaagtaaagtccactcgccgggccaatcaggtacttaagcttaccgattaccatatttctcggcatgtggttagtacgttcaaaagattaacc
This window contains:
- the LOC120688644 gene encoding uncharacterized protein LOC120688644 encodes the protein MILDVAFVKSLSLCADFSKFQRPGSDCLPLPSGIAGGSSVSDSRKLPAAPAPRSSKDDAAPAVATDSSRLAAFLASTSLEPKPRALQPPAQAAPSSSPAAIATRIPARDHGHHQHYSDFSDPASPSAAGSVNGGGEVLLQWGHNKRSSGRRNATSASGSSPQRRAGVKIQRHSPGPAPAPPSRPSVAAPPKLIRLKCANPHQNDN